A DNA window from Vigna unguiculata cultivar IT97K-499-35 chromosome 10, ASM411807v1, whole genome shotgun sequence contains the following coding sequences:
- the LOC114165057 gene encoding TMV resistance protein N-like encodes MEIGSSSSKPPRNYDVLINFNGEDIRRKFVSHLDSAFSSVGLTTFLHHQNAVESMHVQQPILNLCRVVIVVFTKTYSQSAWCLHQLQQIIAWHESYCRHVLPVYYEIQPSDVRLQKGDFGKAFKETAQQTFSAQQLEDGMSRWSHALTKVASLFGWDESNHRSDAELVDKIVKSVLNLSVLSATKFPVGLQDQVEHLIRTIRNKSSDVCIIGFCGMGGSGKTTLAKAIYHQIHGTFMQKSFIEDIAQVSEPRGHIHLQQQLLSDVLKIKVEIHSVEMGRSIIRDRLFRKRVLIVLDDMDDYLPLLDLRKSRSWLSEGTVIIITTRDEDLLRKHQVDSVFRINEMNDNESLELFSWHAFREPKPRKEYDYLARRVVSCCGGLPLALELIGSSLFERREKEWHSVLVGLEGIHMYDVEQKLKISFDLCNQMERDLFLVLCRYFVGKDRSYATKILNASGINADSGIRVLMERNLIKVKANNKFGIHYLLQGMGIEIIREILRKEPWKHNRLWVDEDGKYALKVDTTLPVKLISTSREPSSRPKVAVNSGYLSAKLRWINLHGFSSEHLPEDFNVHGAVAIDLKHSLLRFVWKEPQILKWLKVLNLSHSEYLTETPDFSGIPSLQRLILKDCPRLCKIHPSIGFLCYLTLLNLKDCECLSNLPREIYKLKSLRTLILSGCSKIDLVEKDIVPMKSLITVIAETKALKQVPFLILSSKAIGYMSQRGFERLSSNLFPSIIRFWMSATMNPIFYIHSIGMDIDNIWDDIAPLLGSLANLRSVLVQCNTEFQLSKLVKNILVEYFANVTESGISKQHLRFSLIGIGAYYEFFNAVSDNISQVLAGSESCDVSVLGDNHPYWLAYMGEGHSVSFTVPPDTDLKGMILCVVYLSTLEIEATECLRIVLIVNYTKCRFHIHMHGTGISFNDIDWEGIMSNFGYGDKVEIFVTSGHGLVVKNTILYLIWGESNYYEKEPMSKKNSVLRFIKKIVE; translated from the exons ATGGAAATCGGGTCTTCATCGTCCAAACCTCCACGGAATTATGATGTGCTCATCAACTTCAACGGAGAAGACATCCGCAGGAAATTTGTTTCTCATCTCGATTCTGCTTTCTCGTCCGTTGGACTCACAACTTTCCTTCACCATCAGAATGCAGTGGAGTCAATGCACGTCCAACAACCTATTCTAAATCTGTGTCGTGtagtaatagttgttttcaccAAAACCTATTCTCAATCTGCTTGGTGtcttcatcaacttcaacaAATCATTGCTTGGCACGAAAGTTATTGCCGACATGTTCTGCCCGTATATTACGAAATTCAACCCTCTGATGTGCGTCTTCAGAAGGGTGATTTTGGAAAAGCCTTCAAAGAAACTGCACAACAAACATTTTCAGCACAACAACTGGAGGATGGCATGTCCAGGTGGAGCCACGCACTCACAAAAGTAGCAAGTCTCTTTGGATGGGATGAGAGCAATCACAG GAGTGACGCTGAACTAGTGGACAAAATTGTTAAGAGCGTTCTTAATTTATCAGTTTTGTCTGCTACCAAATTCCCAGTTGGATTACAAGACCAAGTGGAACATCTAATTCGAACTATAAGAAATAAGTCCTCGGATGTTTGCATTATTGGTTTTTGTGGAATGGGAGGATCAGGTAAAACCACCCTTGCCAAAGCCATCTACCATCAAATACATGGTACATTCATGCAGAAAAGTTTCATTGAAGATATTGCACAAGTTAGTGAACCAAGAGGGCATATTCATTTACAGCAACAACTTCTTTCAGATGTCCTAAAAATAAAGGTGGAGATACATAGCGTTGAGATGGGAAGAAGTATAATTCGAGACAGACTTTTCCGGAAAAGGGTGCTCATTGTACTTGACGATATGGATGACTATCTTCCATTATTAGATCTAAGGAAAAGTCGTTCATGGTTAAGTGAAGGAACTGTCATAATCATTACAACAAGAGACGAAGACCTACTGAGGAAACATCAAGTTGATTCTGTTTTTCGGATAAATGAAATGAATGATAACGAGTCCCTTGAGCTTTTTAGTTGGCACGCATTTAGAGAACCAAAACCAAGAAAAGAATACGATTACCTTGCAAGACGAGTGGTTTCTTGTTGTGGAGGACTGCCTCTAGCTCTTGAACTCATTGGAAGTAGTTTATTTGAAAGGAGGGAAAAGGAATGGCATAGTGTATTGGTTGGATTAGAGGGTATTCACATGTATGATGTTGaacagaaattgaaaataagctTCGATTTATGCAATCAAATGGAAAGGGATTTATTCCTTGTTTTATGTCGTTACTTTGTTGGTAAGGACAGATCCTATGCTACGAAGATCCTAAATGCCTCTGGAATAAACGCTGATAGTGGAATAAGAGTTCTCATGGAGCGTAACCTCATTAAAGTTAAAGCGAATAACAAATTTGGAATACATTATTTGCTACAAGGAATGGGAATAGAAATTATTCGTGAAATTTTGAGAAAGGAACCTTGGAAGCACAATCGACTGTGGGTTGATGAAGATGGAAAATATGCATTGAAAGTGGATACG ACATTACCTGTGAAATTGATTTCAACCAGTAGAGAACCATCAAGTCGGCCGAAAGTTGCTGTAAATTCTGGGTACCTTTCTGCGAAACTGAGATGGATCAATTTGCATGGATTTTCTTCAGAACACCTTCCTGAAGACTTTAACGTACATGGTGCAGTAGCAATTGATTTAAAACATAGTCTTCTTCGATTCGTCTGGAAAGAACCCCAG ATTTTGAAGTGGCTAAAAGTCCTTAATCTTAGTCACTCAGAGTATTTGACAGAAACCCCTGACTTTTCCGGAATACCAAGTCTTCAACGGCTCATTCTCAAGGATTGTCCAAGATTGTGCAAAATTCACCCATCTATTGGATTTCTCTGTTATCTTACATTGTTAAATTTGAAGGACTGTGAATGTCTAAGCAATCTCCCCCGAGAGATATATAAGTTAAAATCTTTAAGAACTCTCATTCTCTCTGGATGTTCGAAGATTGACCTCGTGGAAAAAGATATAGTGCCCATGAAATCCTTGATAACTGTAATTGCAGAAACTAAAGCTTTGAAACAAgttccttttttaattttaagctCAAAAGCCATTGGGTACATGTCCCAACGAGGATTTGAGAGATTGTCCTCTAATCTTTTTCCTTCTATCATTCGGTTTTGGATGTCAGCAACAATGAATcccatattttatattcattcgATTGGCATGGATATCGATAATATTTGGGATGATATAGCGCCATTGCTCGGCAGCCTAGCAAATCTTCGAAGTGTTTTGGTGCAATGTAACACCGAGTTTCAACTATCAAAgctagtaaaaaatattctggTCGAATATTTTGCAAATGTTACAGAATCAGGAATTTCAAAGCAGCACCTGAGGTTTTCTTTAATCGGTATTGGAGCATACTATGAATTCTTCAATGCTGTCAGCGATAACATATCTCAG GTATTGGCAGGTAGTGAATCTTGTGATGTCTCTGTTCTAGGTGACAACCATCCTTATTGGTTAGCCTATATGGGTGAAGGACATTCTGTTTCTTTCACTGTGCCTCCAGATACTGATTTGAAAGGAAtgattttgtgtgttgtttatttatcaacCCTTGAAATTGAGGCAACTGAATGTCTCAGAATTGTCTTAATTGTTAATTACACAAAGTGCAGATTCCACATACACATGCATGGCACAGGAATTTCCTTTAATGATATAGATTGGGAAGGTATAATGTCAAACTTTGGATATGGAGACAAGGTGGAGATTTTTGTGACATCTGGTCATGGATTGGTGGTAAAGAACACAATACTCTATCTTATATGGGGTGAATCAAATTACTACGAAAAAGAGCCTATGTCAAAGAAAAACTCTGTCCTTAGATTCATAAAGAAAATTGTAGAGTGA
- the LOC114167153 gene encoding disease resistance protein RPP5-like isoform X1, protein MEFASSSSKLPRNYDVLISFNGEDIRRKFVSHLDSALSSVGLTTFLHYQNAVESMHVQQPILNLCRVVIVVFTKTYSQSAWCLHQLQQIIAWHESYCRHVLPVYYEIQPSDVRLQKGDFGKAFKETAQQTFSAQQLEDGMSRWSHALTKVASLFGWDESNHRSDAELVGKIVKSVLNLSALTATKFPVGLQDQVEDLIRTIRNKSTDVCTIGICGMGGSGKTTLAKAIYYQIHGTFMEKSFIEDIAQVSEPRERIHLQQQLLSDVLKTKVEIHSVEMGRSMIRDRLFRKRVLIVLDDIDDYFPLLDLRKSRSWLSEGTVIIMTARDEDLLRKHQVDSVFRINLMNEKESLELLSWHAFREPKPKKEYDYLARRVISCCGGLPLALELIGSSLFERREKEWHSVLVGLEGIHMDDVEQKLKISFDLCNQMEKALFLIVCRYYIGKDRSYAMKILNGPVVNADSGIRVLMERNLIKVKANNKFGIHRLLQQMGVEIFRENLKEEPWKHGRLWFDKGGEYALEVDTVRAFFICGLKLPLKVFAFSCSQYIRFSLLLNSQGRNASQTFPPILIPSREPSGFPEVVTVSKYIYTKLIWINLQGFSSEHLPKDFNMHGAVAIDLKHSLLRFFWKEPQVLRSLKVLNLSHSMYLTETPDFSRLPSLEQLILKDCPRLRKVHRSIGHLCYLILLNLKDCKCLSNLPREIYKLKSLRTLILSGCSKVGRMGKDIVRMKSLITLIAENTAVKQVPFSIVTSKAIGYMSIPGFKRLSCNLFPSIIIRSWMSPTMNPVSYIHSLCMDINNSWDDIVPLLGSVANLRSVLVQCETEFQLSKQVQYILAEYFSNITESGISKQHFRSSFIGVGAYYEFFNAVSGNISEVLLASSESSDISLLGDTHPYWFAYMGEGDSVSFTVPPDIDVKGMILCVVYLSTLEIEATECLRSVLIVNYTNCTLQIYKHSPVISFNDIDWHDIMSNLGPGDKVEIFVTFGHRLVVKNTILYLICGESNYLRKEPESKMNFLLRFIMKIVMCDF, encoded by the exons ATGGAATTCGCGTCTTCATCGTCCAAACTACCACGGAATTATGATGTGCTCATCAGCTTCAATGGAGAAGACATCCGCAGGAAATTTGTTTCTCATCTCGATTCTGCCCTCTCCTCCGTTGGACTCACCACTTTCCTTCACTATCAGAATGCAGTGGAGTCGATGCACGTCCAACAACCTATTCTAAATCTGTGTCGTGtagtaatagttgttttcaccAAAACCTATTCTCAATCTGCTTGGTGtcttcatcaacttcaacaAATCATTGCTTGGCACGAAAGTTATTGCCGACATGTTCTGCCCGTATATTACGAAATTCAACCCTCTGATGTGCGTCTTCAGAAGGGTGATTTTGGAAAAGCCTTCAAAGAAACTGCACAACAAACATTTTCAGCACAACAACTGGAGGATGGCATGTCCAGGTGGAGCCACGCACTCACAAAAGTAGCAAGTCTCTTTGGATGGGATGAGAGCAATCACAG GAGTGATGCTGAACTAGTGGGCAAAATTGTTAAGAGCGTTCTTAATTTATCAGCTTTGACTGCTACCAAATTCCCAGTTGGATTACAAGACCAAGTGGAAGATCTAATTCGAACTATAAGAAATAAGTCCACGGATGTTTGTACAATAGGGATATGTGGAATGGGAGGATCAGGTAAAACCACCCTTGCCAAAGCCATCTACTATCAAATACATGGTACATTCATGGAGAAAAGTTTCATTGAAGATATTGCACAAGTTAGCGAACCGAGAGAGCGTATTCATTTACAGCAACAACTTCTTTCGGATGTCCTAAAAACAAAGGTGGAGATACATAGCGTTGAGATGGGAAGAAGTATGATTCGAGACAGACTTTTTCGGAAAAGGGTGCTCATTGTACTTGACGATATAGATGACTATTTTCCATTATTAGATCTAAGGAAAAGTCGTTCATGGTTAAGTGAAGGAACTGTCATAATCATGACAGCAAGAGACGAAGACCTACTGAGGAAACATCAAGTTGATTCTGTTTTTCGGATAAATCTAATGAATGAAAAGGAGTCCCTTGAGCTTCTTAGTTGGCACGCATTTAGAGAACCAAAACCGAAAAAAGAATACGATTACCTTGCAAGAAGAGTAATTTCTTGTTGTGGAGGACTACCTCTAGCTCTTGAACTCATTGGAAGTAGTTTATTTGAAAGGAGGGAAAAGGAATGGCATAGTGTATTGGTTGGATTAGAGGGTATTCACATGGATGATGTTGaacagaaattgaaaataagctTCGATTTATGCAATCAAATGGAAAAGGCTTTATTCCTTATTGTTTGTCGTTATTATATTGGTAAGGACAGATCCTATGCTATGAAGATCCTAAATGGCCCTGTAGTAAACGCTGATAGTGGAATAAGAGTTCTCATGGAGCGTAACCTCATTAAAGTTAAAGCGAACAACAAATTTGGAATACATCGTTTGCTACAACAAATGGGAGTAGAAATTTTTCGTGAAAATTTAAAAGAGGAACCGTGGAAGCACGGGCGACTGTGGTTTGATAAAGGTGGAGAATATGCATTGGAAGTGGATACGGTAAGAGCATTCTTTATATGTGGTTTGAAACTTCCTTTGAAAGTATTTGCTTTCTCATGTAGTCAATACATTCGCTTTTCTTTGCTCTTAAATTCACAGGGGAGAAATGCCTCTCAGACATTTCCTCCGATATTGATTCCAAGTAGAGAACCATCAGGTTTCCCAGAAGTTGTTACAGTTTCTAAGTACATTTATACGAAACTGATATGGATCAATTTGCAAGGGTTTTCTTCAGAACACCTACCTAAAGACTTTAATATGCATGGTGCAGTAGCAATTGATTTAAAACACAGTCTTCTTCGATTCTTCTGGAAAGAACCCCAG GTTTTGAGATCGCTAAAAGTACTTAACCTTAGTCACTCCATGTACTTGACAGAAACACCTGACTTTTCTAGACTACCAAGTCTTGAACAACTCATTCTAAAAGATTGTCCGAGATTACGCAAAGTACACAGATCTATTGGACATCTCTGTTATCTTATACTGCTTAATTTGAAGGACTGTAAATGTCTAAGCAATCTCCCCAGAGAGATATATAAGTTGAAATCTTTAAGAACTCTTATCCTCTCTGGGTGTTCCAAGGTTGGCCGAATGGGAAAAGATATAGTGCGAATGAAATCCTTGATAACTCTAATTGCTGAAAATACAGCAGTCAAACAAGTGCCCTTTTCAATTGTAACTTCAAAAGCCATTGGATATATGTCAATACCAGGATTTAAGAGATTGTCATGTAATCTTTTTCCTTCAATCATTATTCGGTCTTGGATGTCGCCAACAATGAATCCTGTATCCTATATTCATTCATTGTGCATGGATATCAATAATAGCTGGGATGATATTGTGCCATTGCTTGGTAGCGTGGCAAACCTTCGAAGTGTTTTGGTACAATGTGAAACCGAGTTTCAACTATCTAAGCAAGTACAATACATTCTGGCcgaatatttttcaaatattacaGAATCAGGAATTTCAAAGCAGCACTTCAGGTCTTCTTTCATTGGTGTTGGAGCATACTATGAATTCTTCAATGCTGTCAGCGGTAACATATCTGAG GTATTATTGGCAAGTAGTGAATCCTCTGATATCTCTCTTCTAGGTGACACCCATCCTTATTGGTTTGCCTATATGGGTGAGGGAGATTCTGTTTCTTTCACTGTGCCTCCAGATATTGATGTGAAAGGAAtgattttgtgtgttgtttatttatcaacGCTTGAAATTGAGGCAACTGAATGTCTTAGAAGTGTCTTAATTGTTAATTACACAAATTGCACATTACAGATATACAAACATAGCCCAGTAATTTCCTTTAATGATATAGATTGGCATGATATAATGTCAAATTTGGGACCTGGAGATAAGGTGGAGATTTTTGTTACTTTTGGTCACAGATTGGTGGTGAAGAACACAATACTCTATCTTATATGTGGTGAATCAAATTACTTGAGAAAAGAGCCAGAGTCAAAGATGAATTTTCTCCTTagatttataatgaaaattgtaaTGTGTGACTTCTAG
- the LOC114167153 gene encoding protein SUPPRESSOR OF npr1-1, CONSTITUTIVE 1-like isoform X2, giving the protein MEFASSSSKLPRNYDVLISFNGEDIRRKFVSHLDSALSSVGLTTFLHYQNAVESMHVQQPILNLCRVVIVVFTKTYSQSAWCLHQLQQIIAWHESYCRHVLPVYYEIQPSDVRLQKGDFGKAFKETAQQTFSAQQLEDGMSRWSHALTKVASLFGWDESNHRSDAELVGKIVKSVLNLSALTATKFPVGLQDQVEDLIRTIRNKSTDVCTIGICGMGGSGKTTLAKAIYYQIHGTFMEKSFIEDIAQVSEPRERIHLQQQLLSDVLKTKVEIHSVEMGRSMIRDRLFRKRVLIVLDDIDDYFPLLDLRKSRSWLSEGTVIIMTARDEDLLRKHQVDSVFRINLMNEKESLELLSWHAFREPKPKKEYDYLARRVISCCGGLPLALELIGSSLFERREKEWHSVLVGLEGIHMDDVEQKLKISFDLCNQMEKALFLIVCRYYIGKDRSYAMKILNGPVVNADSGIRVLMERNLIKVKANNKFGIHRLLQQMGVEIFRENLKEEPWKHGRLWFDKGGEYALEVDTGRNASQTFPPILIPSREPSGFPEVVTVSKYIYTKLIWINLQGFSSEHLPKDFNMHGAVAIDLKHSLLRFFWKEPQVLRSLKVLNLSHSMYLTETPDFSRLPSLEQLILKDCPRLRKVHRSIGHLCYLILLNLKDCKCLSNLPREIYKLKSLRTLILSGCSKVGRMGKDIVRMKSLITLIAENTAVKQVPFSIVTSKAIGYMSIPGFKRLSCNLFPSIIIRSWMSPTMNPVSYIHSLCMDINNSWDDIVPLLGSVANLRSVLVQCETEFQLSKQVQYILAEYFSNITESGISKQHFRSSFIGVGAYYEFFNAVSGNISEVLLASSESSDISLLGDTHPYWFAYMGEGDSVSFTVPPDIDVKGMILCVVYLSTLEIEATECLRSVLIVNYTNCTLQIYKHSPVISFNDIDWHDIMSNLGPGDKVEIFVTFGHRLVVKNTILYLICGESNYLRKEPESKMNFLLRFIMKIVMCDF; this is encoded by the exons ATGGAATTCGCGTCTTCATCGTCCAAACTACCACGGAATTATGATGTGCTCATCAGCTTCAATGGAGAAGACATCCGCAGGAAATTTGTTTCTCATCTCGATTCTGCCCTCTCCTCCGTTGGACTCACCACTTTCCTTCACTATCAGAATGCAGTGGAGTCGATGCACGTCCAACAACCTATTCTAAATCTGTGTCGTGtagtaatagttgttttcaccAAAACCTATTCTCAATCTGCTTGGTGtcttcatcaacttcaacaAATCATTGCTTGGCACGAAAGTTATTGCCGACATGTTCTGCCCGTATATTACGAAATTCAACCCTCTGATGTGCGTCTTCAGAAGGGTGATTTTGGAAAAGCCTTCAAAGAAACTGCACAACAAACATTTTCAGCACAACAACTGGAGGATGGCATGTCCAGGTGGAGCCACGCACTCACAAAAGTAGCAAGTCTCTTTGGATGGGATGAGAGCAATCACAG GAGTGATGCTGAACTAGTGGGCAAAATTGTTAAGAGCGTTCTTAATTTATCAGCTTTGACTGCTACCAAATTCCCAGTTGGATTACAAGACCAAGTGGAAGATCTAATTCGAACTATAAGAAATAAGTCCACGGATGTTTGTACAATAGGGATATGTGGAATGGGAGGATCAGGTAAAACCACCCTTGCCAAAGCCATCTACTATCAAATACATGGTACATTCATGGAGAAAAGTTTCATTGAAGATATTGCACAAGTTAGCGAACCGAGAGAGCGTATTCATTTACAGCAACAACTTCTTTCGGATGTCCTAAAAACAAAGGTGGAGATACATAGCGTTGAGATGGGAAGAAGTATGATTCGAGACAGACTTTTTCGGAAAAGGGTGCTCATTGTACTTGACGATATAGATGACTATTTTCCATTATTAGATCTAAGGAAAAGTCGTTCATGGTTAAGTGAAGGAACTGTCATAATCATGACAGCAAGAGACGAAGACCTACTGAGGAAACATCAAGTTGATTCTGTTTTTCGGATAAATCTAATGAATGAAAAGGAGTCCCTTGAGCTTCTTAGTTGGCACGCATTTAGAGAACCAAAACCGAAAAAAGAATACGATTACCTTGCAAGAAGAGTAATTTCTTGTTGTGGAGGACTACCTCTAGCTCTTGAACTCATTGGAAGTAGTTTATTTGAAAGGAGGGAAAAGGAATGGCATAGTGTATTGGTTGGATTAGAGGGTATTCACATGGATGATGTTGaacagaaattgaaaataagctTCGATTTATGCAATCAAATGGAAAAGGCTTTATTCCTTATTGTTTGTCGTTATTATATTGGTAAGGACAGATCCTATGCTATGAAGATCCTAAATGGCCCTGTAGTAAACGCTGATAGTGGAATAAGAGTTCTCATGGAGCGTAACCTCATTAAAGTTAAAGCGAACAACAAATTTGGAATACATCGTTTGCTACAACAAATGGGAGTAGAAATTTTTCGTGAAAATTTAAAAGAGGAACCGTGGAAGCACGGGCGACTGTGGTTTGATAAAGGTGGAGAATATGCATTGGAAGTGGATACG GGGAGAAATGCCTCTCAGACATTTCCTCCGATATTGATTCCAAGTAGAGAACCATCAGGTTTCCCAGAAGTTGTTACAGTTTCTAAGTACATTTATACGAAACTGATATGGATCAATTTGCAAGGGTTTTCTTCAGAACACCTACCTAAAGACTTTAATATGCATGGTGCAGTAGCAATTGATTTAAAACACAGTCTTCTTCGATTCTTCTGGAAAGAACCCCAG GTTTTGAGATCGCTAAAAGTACTTAACCTTAGTCACTCCATGTACTTGACAGAAACACCTGACTTTTCTAGACTACCAAGTCTTGAACAACTCATTCTAAAAGATTGTCCGAGATTACGCAAAGTACACAGATCTATTGGACATCTCTGTTATCTTATACTGCTTAATTTGAAGGACTGTAAATGTCTAAGCAATCTCCCCAGAGAGATATATAAGTTGAAATCTTTAAGAACTCTTATCCTCTCTGGGTGTTCCAAGGTTGGCCGAATGGGAAAAGATATAGTGCGAATGAAATCCTTGATAACTCTAATTGCTGAAAATACAGCAGTCAAACAAGTGCCCTTTTCAATTGTAACTTCAAAAGCCATTGGATATATGTCAATACCAGGATTTAAGAGATTGTCATGTAATCTTTTTCCTTCAATCATTATTCGGTCTTGGATGTCGCCAACAATGAATCCTGTATCCTATATTCATTCATTGTGCATGGATATCAATAATAGCTGGGATGATATTGTGCCATTGCTTGGTAGCGTGGCAAACCTTCGAAGTGTTTTGGTACAATGTGAAACCGAGTTTCAACTATCTAAGCAAGTACAATACATTCTGGCcgaatatttttcaaatattacaGAATCAGGAATTTCAAAGCAGCACTTCAGGTCTTCTTTCATTGGTGTTGGAGCATACTATGAATTCTTCAATGCTGTCAGCGGTAACATATCTGAG GTATTATTGGCAAGTAGTGAATCCTCTGATATCTCTCTTCTAGGTGACACCCATCCTTATTGGTTTGCCTATATGGGTGAGGGAGATTCTGTTTCTTTCACTGTGCCTCCAGATATTGATGTGAAAGGAAtgattttgtgtgttgtttatttatcaacGCTTGAAATTGAGGCAACTGAATGTCTTAGAAGTGTCTTAATTGTTAATTACACAAATTGCACATTACAGATATACAAACATAGCCCAGTAATTTCCTTTAATGATATAGATTGGCATGATATAATGTCAAATTTGGGACCTGGAGATAAGGTGGAGATTTTTGTTACTTTTGGTCACAGATTGGTGGTGAAGAACACAATACTCTATCTTATATGTGGTGAATCAAATTACTTGAGAAAAGAGCCAGAGTCAAAGATGAATTTTCTCCTTagatttataatgaaaattgtaaTGTGTGACTTCTAG